A stretch of Cucumis sativus cultivar 9930 chromosome 2, Cucumber_9930_V3, whole genome shotgun sequence DNA encodes these proteins:
- the LOC101208699 gene encoding NADP-dependent glyceraldehyde-3-phosphate dehydrogenase isoform X2 encodes MAGNGVFADIFDGEVYKYYSEGEWKKSSSGKSVAIINPTTRKTQYRVQACNQEEVNKVMEIAKSAQKLWAKTPLWKRAELLHKAAAILKEHKAPIAECLVKEIAKPAKDAVTEVVRSGDLVSYCAEEGVRILGEGKFLVSDSFPGNERTKYCLTSKIPLGVILAIPPFNYPVNLAVSKIAPALIAGNSIVLKPPTQGAVAALHMVHCFHLAGFPKGLISCVTGKGSEIGDFLTMHPGVDCISFTGGDTGVAISKKAGMIPLQMELGGKDACIVLEDADLDLVAANIIKGGFSYSGQRCTAVKVVLVMESVADALVEKVKARVAKLTVGAPEDDSDITPVVTESSANFIEGLVMDAKEKDATFCQEYKREGNLIWPLLLDNVRPDMRIAWEEPFGPVLPVIRINSVEEGIHHCNASNFGLQGCVFTKDINKAILISDAMETGTVQINSAPARGPDHFPFQGIKDSGIGSQGVTNSINMMTKVKTTVINLPTPSYTMG; translated from the exons ATGGCGGGTAATGGGGTTTTTGCAGACATTTTCGACGGTGAAGTCTACAAATACTATTCAGAAGGTGAATGGAAGAAATCCTCCTCAGGGAAATCCGTTGCCATCATCAACCCCACTACTAGGAAGACCCAGTACAGAGTTCAAG CTTGTAACCAAGAGGAGGTTAATAAAGTGATGGAAATAGCCAAATCTGCTCAGAAATTATGGGCAAAGACTCCATTGTGGAAGAGAGCAGAGCTTCTTCATAAAGCTGCTGCAATTTTGAAAGAACACAAAGCTCCCATTGCTGAGTGTTTGGTGAAGGAAATTGCTAAACCAGCCAAAGATGCAGTCACTGAG GTTGTGAGGTCTGGGGATCTTGTTTCATATTGTGCTGAAGAAGGTGTTAGGATTTTGGGTGAAGGGAAGTTCTTGGTTTCTGATAGTTTCCCTGGAAATGAAAGGACCAAATATTGCCTTACTTCCAAG ATCCCTCTTGGTGTGATTTTAGCCATTCCTCCATTCAACTATCCTGTCAATCTGGCTGTTTCAAAAATTGCCCCGGCTTTAATTGCTGGAAATTCTATTGTACTCAAGCCTCCAACTCAG GGCGCTGTTGCTGCTCTCCACATGGTACATTGCTTCCATCTAGCTGGTTTTCCTAAAGGCCTTATTAGTTGTGTCACGGGAAAAGGTTCCGAGATTGGTGATTTCCTCACAATGCATCCGGGTGTCGACTGTATAAG CTTTACTGGTGGGGATACCGGTGTTGCAATTTCAAAGAAGGCAGGCATGATACCTCTTCAGATGGAACTGGGGGGCAAAGACGCCTGCATTGTGCTCGAGGATGCAGATCTTGATTTAGTTGCCGCTAACATCATAAAGGGAGGCTTTTCTTACAG TGGCCAAAGGTGTACTGCCGTCAAGGTTGTTTTGGTAATGGAATCTGTCGCAGATGCTTTAGTCGAGAAAGTAAAGGCACGAGTGGCTAAATTAACTGTTGGTGCCCCTGAAGACGACTCGGACATTACTCCAGTTGTGACTGAGTCATCGGCAAACTTCATTGAAGGACTGGTTATGGATGCAAAGGAAAAGGATGCAACATTTTGCCAAGAGTACAAAAGAGAGGGCAACCTAATTTGGCCCTTGTTATTAGATAATGTTAGGCCTGATATGAGGATTGCTTGGGAGGAACCTTTTGGCCCAGTTTTGCCAGTCATTAGGATCAATTCTGTTGAAGAAGGAATCCACCATTGTAATGCTAGCAATTTTGGACTTCAG GGATGTGTCTTCACGAAGGACATCAACAAGGCGATATTGATAAGCGACGCAATGGAAACCGGAACAGTTCAAATCAACTCAGCACCTGCTCGAGGACCCGACCATTTCCCATTCCAG GGAATCAAGGACAGTGGAATTGGTTCTCAAGGTGTTACTAACAGCATCAACATGATGACCAAAGTGAAGACCACAGTTATCAACTTGCCAACACCGTCCTACACCATGGGTTAG
- the LOC101208944 gene encoding uncharacterized protein LOC101208944 isoform X2 yields the protein MKMEKMAKVSHAKFILHIREPGENDRLMQNGTWYFSSLKVPWHSIRASRGDGGHFIERTKLQYGQTLDIIAIDTALLQEPIAMGSASQALKSHLLWLKRTLQASSSNWRIVVGFHPLLTCENNTRSLETKHLFESVHRIFVENGVNAYLSRRGCTYNVRIGSIAYIGIPGRIPIQKTHFQSRKSSFREFLLQHVSSLEMVFYYVNTEGDVVHKTELQQKGREVI from the exons ATGAAGATGGAGAAGATGGCCAAGGTTTCTCATGCAAAGTTCATCTTGCACATCCGTGAACCGGGTGAAAACGATCGCCTAATGCAGAAT GGTACGTGGTATTTCTCATCGCTAAAAGTTCCCTG GCACAGCATACGAGCGTCACGAGGAGATGGAGGTCACTTTATTGAGCGAACCAAGTTACAATATGGACAAACATTAGACATCATTGCCATAGATACAGCATTGTTGCAG GAGCCCATCGCAATGGGATCAGCAAGTCAAGCGTTGAAAAGTCATTTACTATGGCTGAAAAGGACTTTGCAAGCATCGAGCAGTAACTG GCGTATAGTTGTTGGGTTTCACCCATTGCTTACTTGTGAAAACAATACTCGATCGCTGGAGACAAAGCATTTGTTTGAGTCAGTCCATCGAATCTTTGTTGAAAATGGGGTG AATGCGTACCTTAGTAGACGTGGTTGCACTTACAATGTTCGGATCGGTAGCATAGCTTACATTGGGATTCCTGGTCGTATTCCTATTCAGAAAACACACTTCCAATCTCGAAAATCCTCCTTCAGAGA ATTCTTACTTCAGCACGTCAGCTCATTAGAGATG GTGTTTTACTATGTAAACACAGAAGGAGATGTTGTTCATAAAACTGAACTCCAGCAAAAGGGTAGAGAAGTGATTTGA
- the LOC101223029 gene encoding calcium uptake protein, mitochondrial: protein MFSSTFLVSKSSKPICRVIPSQHLTVRFLDNQLGGSLGSPSTSPLFSSSSSSSITSQQTGCGGGENRRSFVFDFLIKLISSGILIGGVGSLLSSNSSASNSHLSFADFPKETTWTTVKEDQFQYPSSPNHQNINPKKKSKFLFGDDYRRRVFFNYEKRIRIQSPPEKVFEYFASIHTPEGEIYMRPSDLMRAIVPVFPPSESNRVREGFLRGERRMSGELCCAPSTFFMLFDTNNDGLISFAEYIFFVTLLSIPESSFSVAFKMFDIDNNGEIDREEFKKVMGLMRKQNRQGAHHREGRRFGMKVSVENGGLVEYFFGQDGKASLHHDKFVQFLRQLHDEILLLEFSHYDFKSQGSISAKDFALSIVASADINHIDKLLDRVEALNKEPHFKNIRITFDEFKDFAELRKKLESFSLAIFSYGKVNGELTKQDFQRAASHVCGVSITKNVVDIIFHIFDANEDGDLSSDEFVRVIQRREVNSTQPAVGAGGLLSCWFGCAAKCSYAKLFVRS, encoded by the exons ATGTTTTCTTCGACgtttttggtttcaaaatcTTCTAAGCCAATTTGTAGAGTTATACCTTCTCAACACCTTACTGTTCGTTTTCTCGACAATCAACTTGGTGGCTCTTTAGGATCGCCATCAACGTCCccattgttttcttcttcttcttcttcgtcaaTTACATCTCAACAAACTGGCTGCGGAGGAGGCGAGAATAGAAGAAGCTTTGTATTTGACTTCTTGATCAAATTGATTTCTTCAGGGATATTGATTGGCGGAGTGGGATCACTTCTCAGCTCGAATTCTTCCGCGTCCAATTCGCATTTATCGTTTGCTGACTTCCCTAAAGAAACAACATGGACAACAGTGAAAGAAGATCAATTCCAATACCCATCATCACCAAATCACCAAAATATAAATCCAAAGAAGAAATCCAAATTTCTATTTGGAG ATGATTATAGGAGAAGGGTGTTTTTCAACTATGAAAAACGTATAAGAATCCAAAGTCCTCCTGAGAAGGTGTTTGAATATTTTGCGTCTATCCACACACCTGAAGGGGAAATATATATGAGACCATCAGATCTGATGAGGGCCATTGTCCCTGTGTTTCCTCCATCTGAGTCCAATCGTGTTAGAGAAGGCTTTTtaagaggagaaagaagaatgtCTGGAGAACTATGTTGTGCTCCTTCTACCTTTTTCATGCTCTTCGACACCAACAATGATGGCCTCATCTCTTTTGCAGA GTAcatattttttgttacacTTCTCAGCATACCAGAATCCAGCTTTTCAGTGGCATTCAAAATGTTTGACATTGATAACAATGG TGAAATAGACAGGGAGGAGTTCAAGAAAGTGATGGGTTTGATGAGAAAACAGAACAGACAGGGAGCTCATCACAGAGAGGGAAGAAGGTTTGGGATGAAGGTTAGTGTTGAAAATGGTGGTTTAGTAGAATACTTCTTTGGTCAAGATGGAAAAGCCTCCCTTCACCATGACAAATTTGTCCAATTCCTAAGACAACTTCATGATGAG ATACTTCTACTAGAGTTTTCACATTATGACTTCAAATCACAAGGAAGCATATCAGCCAAAGACTTTGCACTGTCAATAGTTGCTTCAGCAGACATAAATCACATAGACAAACTACTGGACAGAGTTGAAGCATTAAACAAAGAACCCCATTTCAAAAACATCAGAATCACATTTGATGAATTCAAAGACTTCGCAGAGCTACGCAAGAAATTAGAATCCTTCTCTTTGGCTATTTTCAGCTATGGTAAAGTAAATGGAGAATTAACAAAACAAGATTTCCAAAGAGCAGCTTCCCAT GTGTGTGGAGTTTCAATCACTAAGAATGTTGTGGACATAATATTTCACATATTTGATGCAAATGAAGATGGGGATTTAAGCTCAGATGAGTTCGTAAGAGTCATACAAAGAAGAGAAGTGAATTCTACACAACCAGCTGTTGGTGCTGGAGGATTACTGTCTTGTTGGTTTGGCTGTGCAGCTAAATGTTCTTACGCAAAGCTCTTTGTTCGCAGCTGA
- the LOC101209679 gene encoding uncharacterized protein LOC101209679, producing MAATSRRSSASVLRSLSPSGRFYGHRTSSSSAFASSTSTFSSRSATSFFCRSTSPSRVNLHGSPSVSVPSVRFSLDRATSPNRSVSVSSSRSGGTNRVVQRQSSTKRTCMCSPTTHPGSFRCSLHKGIISQPPALYSPSRLNARRSAMTNSLVRIGGVEGDLVKRALAALIRPSSHQQRRRVDFRPKRSRLSIMSKADETLL from the coding sequence ATGGCGGCAACTTCCCGAAGATCAAGCGCATCAGTTCTTCGATCACTCTCACCGTCCGGAAGATTCTATGGTCACCGGACTTCATCTTCCTCCGCCTTTGCATCCTCTACCTCTACTTTCTCTTCCAGATCCGCCACTTCCTTCTTCTGCAGATCAACTTCCCCCTCGCGTGTGAACCTCCATGGTTCGCCTTCAGTTTCCGTTCCCTCCGTGCGGTTTTCTCTTGACCGTGCGACCTCTCCGAACAGATCCGTCTCGGTTTCTTCTTCTCGCAGTGGTGGAACTAATCGTGTTGTGCAGAGACAGAGCAGTACGAAGAGGACGTGTATGTGTTCTCCTACAACTCACCCTGGCTCGTTCCGGTGTAGTCTTCATAAAGGTATAATTTCGCAACCTCCTGCTCTGTACTCGCCGAGTAGGTTGAATGCTCGTAGATCGGCGATGACGAATTCTCTTGTTAGAATTGGAGGCGTTGAAGGTGATCTCGTGAAACGAGCTTTAGCGGCTTTGATTCGACCTTCTTCTCATCAGCAACGTCGTCGAGTTGATTTTAGGCCAAAACGTAGCCGGCTCTCGATTATGTCCAAAGCCGATGAAACATTATTATAA
- the LOC101208699 gene encoding NADP-dependent glyceraldehyde-3-phosphate dehydrogenase isoform X1: MAGNGVFADIFDGEVYKYYSEGEWKKSSSGKSVAIINPTTRKTQYRVQACNQEEVNKVMEIAKSAQKLWAKTPLWKRAELLHKAAAILKEHKAPIAECLVKEIAKPAKDAVTEVVRSGDLVSYCAEEGVRILGEGKFLVSDSFPGNERTKYCLTSKIPLGVILAIPPFNYPVNLAVSKIAPALIAGNSIVLKPPTQGAVAALHMVHCFHLAGFPKGLISCVTGKGSEIGDFLTMHPGVDCISFTGGDTGVAISKKAGMIPLQMELGGKDACIVLEDADLDLVAANIIKGGFSYSGQRCTAVKVVLVMESVADALVEKVKARVAKLTVGAPEDDSDITPVVTESSANFIEGLVMDAKEKDATFCQEYKREGNLIWPLLLDNVRPDMRIAWEEPFGPVLPVIRINSVEEGIHHCNASNFGLQGCVFTKDINKAILISDAMETGTVQINSAPARGPDHFPFQGIKDSGIGSQGVTNSINMMTKVKTTVINLPTPSYTMGTKSISKGALGSKL; the protein is encoded by the exons ATGGCGGGTAATGGGGTTTTTGCAGACATTTTCGACGGTGAAGTCTACAAATACTATTCAGAAGGTGAATGGAAGAAATCCTCCTCAGGGAAATCCGTTGCCATCATCAACCCCACTACTAGGAAGACCCAGTACAGAGTTCAAG CTTGTAACCAAGAGGAGGTTAATAAAGTGATGGAAATAGCCAAATCTGCTCAGAAATTATGGGCAAAGACTCCATTGTGGAAGAGAGCAGAGCTTCTTCATAAAGCTGCTGCAATTTTGAAAGAACACAAAGCTCCCATTGCTGAGTGTTTGGTGAAGGAAATTGCTAAACCAGCCAAAGATGCAGTCACTGAG GTTGTGAGGTCTGGGGATCTTGTTTCATATTGTGCTGAAGAAGGTGTTAGGATTTTGGGTGAAGGGAAGTTCTTGGTTTCTGATAGTTTCCCTGGAAATGAAAGGACCAAATATTGCCTTACTTCCAAG ATCCCTCTTGGTGTGATTTTAGCCATTCCTCCATTCAACTATCCTGTCAATCTGGCTGTTTCAAAAATTGCCCCGGCTTTAATTGCTGGAAATTCTATTGTACTCAAGCCTCCAACTCAG GGCGCTGTTGCTGCTCTCCACATGGTACATTGCTTCCATCTAGCTGGTTTTCCTAAAGGCCTTATTAGTTGTGTCACGGGAAAAGGTTCCGAGATTGGTGATTTCCTCACAATGCATCCGGGTGTCGACTGTATAAG CTTTACTGGTGGGGATACCGGTGTTGCAATTTCAAAGAAGGCAGGCATGATACCTCTTCAGATGGAACTGGGGGGCAAAGACGCCTGCATTGTGCTCGAGGATGCAGATCTTGATTTAGTTGCCGCTAACATCATAAAGGGAGGCTTTTCTTACAG TGGCCAAAGGTGTACTGCCGTCAAGGTTGTTTTGGTAATGGAATCTGTCGCAGATGCTTTAGTCGAGAAAGTAAAGGCACGAGTGGCTAAATTAACTGTTGGTGCCCCTGAAGACGACTCGGACATTACTCCAGTTGTGACTGAGTCATCGGCAAACTTCATTGAAGGACTGGTTATGGATGCAAAGGAAAAGGATGCAACATTTTGCCAAGAGTACAAAAGAGAGGGCAACCTAATTTGGCCCTTGTTATTAGATAATGTTAGGCCTGATATGAGGATTGCTTGGGAGGAACCTTTTGGCCCAGTTTTGCCAGTCATTAGGATCAATTCTGTTGAAGAAGGAATCCACCATTGTAATGCTAGCAATTTTGGACTTCAG GGATGTGTCTTCACGAAGGACATCAACAAGGCGATATTGATAAGCGACGCAATGGAAACCGGAACAGTTCAAATCAACTCAGCACCTGCTCGAGGACCCGACCATTTCCCATTCCAG GGAATCAAGGACAGTGGAATTGGTTCTCAAGGTGTTACTAACAGCATCAACATGATGACCAAAGTGAAGACCACAGTTATCAACTTGCCAACACCGTCCTACACCATGG
- the LOC101208944 gene encoding uncharacterized protein LOC101208944 isoform X1, with translation MADPSISTTLLAQLCLCFAFYLSLNMGRSKNYDFLKIPDQNPLDFYFISVWGGLRSVKEETLLLKQMEKMAKVSHAKFILHIREPGENDRLMQNGTWYFSSLKVPWHSIRASRGDGGHFIERTKLQYGQTLDIIAIDTALLQEPIAMGSASQALKSHLLWLKRTLQASSSNWRIVVGFHPLLTCENNTRSLETKHLFESVHRIFVENGVNAYLSRRGCTYNVRIGSIAYIGIPGRIPIQKTHFQSRKSSFREFLLQHVSSLEMVFYYVNTEGDVVHKTELQQKGREVI, from the exons ATGGCAGACCCATCGATTTCTACAACTCTTCTTGCTCAGCTCTGTCTCTGTTTTGCTTTCTACTTGTCTCTCAACATGGGTCGTTCTAAAAACTACGACTTTTTGAAGATTCCTGATCAAAATCCTCTCGATTTCTACTTTATTTCCGTCTGGGGTGGCTTACGATCTGTAAAAGAAGAGACCCTTCTTCTCAAACAG ATGGAGAAGATGGCCAAGGTTTCTCATGCAAAGTTCATCTTGCACATCCGTGAACCGGGTGAAAACGATCGCCTAATGCAGAAT GGTACGTGGTATTTCTCATCGCTAAAAGTTCCCTG GCACAGCATACGAGCGTCACGAGGAGATGGAGGTCACTTTATTGAGCGAACCAAGTTACAATATGGACAAACATTAGACATCATTGCCATAGATACAGCATTGTTGCAG GAGCCCATCGCAATGGGATCAGCAAGTCAAGCGTTGAAAAGTCATTTACTATGGCTGAAAAGGACTTTGCAAGCATCGAGCAGTAACTG GCGTATAGTTGTTGGGTTTCACCCATTGCTTACTTGTGAAAACAATACTCGATCGCTGGAGACAAAGCATTTGTTTGAGTCAGTCCATCGAATCTTTGTTGAAAATGGGGTG AATGCGTACCTTAGTAGACGTGGTTGCACTTACAATGTTCGGATCGGTAGCATAGCTTACATTGGGATTCCTGGTCGTATTCCTATTCAGAAAACACACTTCCAATCTCGAAAATCCTCCTTCAGAGA ATTCTTACTTCAGCACGTCAGCTCATTAGAGATG GTGTTTTACTATGTAAACACAGAAGGAGATGTTGTTCATAAAACTGAACTCCAGCAAAAGGGTAGAGAAGTGATTTGA